One genomic window of Acidobacteriota bacterium includes the following:
- a CDS encoding complex I NDUFA9 subunit family protein: MTKIFLAGGTGFVGRQITQDLLNNEYHVRCLVRKGSESKPAAPDRVETAYGDIGEPHSLKEAMEGCGAVINLVGIIREFPNRGITFERLHYEGTRNLVDEAKRQGIKKFIQMSALGADINARTVYHRTKARAEDHLKLSGLRYTIFRPSIIFGSEDKFVNLFADMMRKLPVIPVIGSGKYMLQPVSVKNVSEGFVRAIEFSETDDQVYEAGGPDKMEFNAILDTIGKTLGKRVRKVHIPSWFLKPAVKIMERFRFFPLTSDQMKMLLEGNICDERRFFETFRIKPIIFREEIRSYIK; this comes from the coding sequence ATGACAAAGATCTTTCTGGCGGGTGGAACAGGGTTCGTTGGAAGGCAGATCACGCAAGATCTCCTCAATAATGAGTATCATGTGAGATGCCTCGTCAGGAAGGGTTCGGAATCAAAGCCTGCGGCGCCGGACCGCGTCGAGACGGCCTACGGAGATATAGGAGAGCCACATTCGCTAAAGGAAGCGATGGAAGGCTGCGGCGCGGTCATCAACCTCGTTGGCATCATCCGGGAATTCCCGAATAGAGGGATCACCTTCGAAAGACTCCATTACGAAGGGACCAGGAATCTCGTCGACGAAGCGAAGAGGCAAGGAATAAAGAAGTTCATCCAGATGAGTGCCCTGGGTGCTGATATCAACGCTCGTACGGTGTATCATCGGACCAAGGCAAGAGCGGAAGATCATCTCAAATTGAGCGGCTTGAGATACACAATCTTCAGGCCATCCATCATCTTTGGCTCCGAGGATAAATTTGTAAACCTTTTTGCCGATATGATGAGAAAATTGCCGGTGATCCCTGTTATCGGCAGCGGGAAGTACATGCTTCAGCCGGTTTCGGTGAAAAATGTCTCGGAAGGGTTCGTCAGAGCGATCGAGTTTTCTGAAACCGACGATCAGGTATACGAAGCTGGAGGGCCGGATAAGATGGAGTTCAATGCAATCCTCGACACCATTGGCAAAACCCTGGGAAAGAGGGTAAGGAAGGTTCACATTCCTTCATGGTTCTTGAAGCCTGCCGTCAAAATAATGGAACGATTCCGCTTTTTCCCTCTCACCTCGGATCAGATGAAGATGCTTCTTGAAGGGAACATCTGCGATGAGAGGAGATTCTTCGAGACCTTCAG